One Streptococcus sp. VT 162 genomic window, GTTGCTGGTCCATCAACACCAGTTTCTATTACAGGTTTGAACGAAGCGCCAATGGCTGGTGACCACTTTGCCGTTTACGAAGATGAAAAATCTGCGCGTGCAGCCGGTGAGGAACGTGCGAAACGTGCCCTTATGAAACAACGTCAAGCTACCCAACGTGTCAGCCTTGAAAACCTCTTTGATACACTTAAAGCTGGTGAGCTTAAGTCAGTTAACGTTATCATCAAGGCCGACGTACAAGGTTCTGTTGAAGCCCTTTCTGCCTCACTTCAAAAGATCGATGTAGAAGGTGTCAAAGTTACCATTGTCCACTCGGCAGTCGGTGCTATCAACGAATCTGACGTGACTCTTGCGGAAGCTTCAAATGCCTTTATCGTTGGTTTCAACGTACGCCCTACACCACAAGCGCGTCAACAAGCGGAAGCTGACGATGTAGAAATCCGTCTCCACAGCATTATCTATAAGGTTATCGAAGAGATGGAAGAAGCCATGAAAGGGATGCTTGACCCAGAATTCGAAGAAAAAGTTATCGGTGAAGCAGTTATCCGTGAAACCTTCAAGGTATCTAAAGTGGGAACCATCGGTGGATTTATGGTTACTAGCGGTAAAGTTACCCGTGACTCGAAAGTTCGTGTTATTCGTGACGGTGTCGTTATTTACGATGGTGAACTTGCAAGCTTGAAACACTACAAAGACGACGTCAAAGAAGTTACAAACGGTCGTGAAGGTGGATTGATGATTGATGGCTACAATGATATCAAGACTGATGATGTGATTGAGGCGTATGTCATGGAAGAAATCAAACGATAATAGAGAAACGATAGCCAATTTGACTCGTCGTCAACAGCGCCTTGATGAACCTCAGTTCTATCTAAGGCTTGTTTCCTAGATTCAAATGGCTCTAGTTCCTCTATCTAACAGAAATAGCTAGGTCTGCTGGCCTAGCTTTTGGTTCAAAGTAGAGAAAGGAATATCATGGCAAATCATTTCCGTACGGATCGTGTGGGCATGGAAATCAAGCGTGAAGTCAACGAGATTTTGCAAAAGAAGGTCCGTGATCCGCGTGTCCAAGGTGTGACCATTACAGATGTTCAGATGCTGGGTGACTTGTCTGTTGCCAAGGTTTACTACACCATTTTGAGTAACCTTGCTTCGGATAACCAAAAAGCTCAAATCGGGCTTGAGAAAGCAACTGGTACCATCAAACGTGAACTTGGTCGCAATTTGAAATTGTACAAAATCCCAGATTTAACCTTCGTCAAAGACGAATCCATCGAATATGGAAACAAGATTGA contains:
- a CDS encoding ribosome-binding factor A is translated as MANHFRTDRVGMEIKREVNEILQKKVRDPRVQGVTITDVQMLGDLSVAKVYYTILSNLASDNQKAQIGLEKATGTIKRELGRNLKLYKIPDLTFVKDESIEYGNKIDEMLRNLDKN